The Sphingomonas bisphenolicum genome includes the window CATCTTCATGCAGTCTTCGGACATGCCGGAATCGGCCGTCCCGGTCATCGCCATCGATACGGACACTACAGGCGGTGCTGACGCAAAGGCGGCTTCCTGGCCGAGCAGACCGAGCAGGGCTCCGAGCAGGAGAAAGAGGGGAAGCGCACGTTTCACAGCTGTAATCAACTACGCCAATCTTGATCCAAGAGCAACGCCATGCTCATCCGCCGTGCCGCGCGTAGATAGTTTCGCTTCCTGCACCAAAGGCGAAGACATTGAACGCCTGAACCGGCTGCCCGGGGGCTTCCATGCCTGGTGATCCGAGAGGCATGCCCGTTACGGCAAGACCACGCACACCACGAGGACGCTGCGCGAGAACGCGCTTCATGTCCGCGATAGGGACGTGTCCCTCGAAAACCATGCCGTCGACGATCGCTGTATGACACGATGACAGCCGAGCGGGCACGCCGTGCGTGCGCTGAAAGGCAGATCGCTGCTGATCATCGATTATGGCCACGCGCCGGCCGAATTGCTGGCGGACCTGGGCGGCCCATTTCTCGCAGCAACCACATCCTGGATCGCGATGGACTGTGATAGGTACAGCCGCGGCACTGGCGACCGAGACAGACGCGGCGAACGCAGCAAGAACGAGTTTCAGTGGCATATACACCTTCCGTTATCCTCCGCCCTTGGGCGGGGGAAAGTCTCTACTGCGCACGCTTGTGGTGAGCTCTTAGCCAGCCCTGCAGCTCGCCCACTTCCCGAGTCTGCTCGGTAATCGCCTTGGTCGCCATCGTTCGAACCTGCGCGTCCTTTGTGTCGCGCAAGACGATGCGTGACATCGCGATCGCGCCGCGATGATGTTCGATCATCTTGCGAACCCAGGTTTCCGTCGCGTCGCCGCCCATGGCGGACATCATCTTCTGATGCATCTCCATCTCGGCCGGCGGATACGGGTTGGCCGGCGTAGGGTTCGTCATCTGGCCCATGTCCATCTTCGAATGGTCCATGCCCTGCATTTGCGCGATCGCGGGTGTGGTCAACAATCCGAAGATCATGACGGCGATTATTTTCTTCACAATTCTCTCCTCATCGCCCCGCATTGTTAATACGCGCGAGCGCGCCATTACCCTCGCAAGCCTGCGCTAATTTTCGAGAATGGGATGGCGAAACCTACTTGCGGGCGAGAATAGCCTTCATCTCATCAATCTCGCGCCGTTGGGATTGCTCGATACCACCGCACAGACGGACGATCTCCGGGTCCTTCAAGGTCGCCTCGCGACACATGAGGATCGCCCCCGAATGGTGCGGGATCATCGAACGGAGGAATGCCGTATCGCCGATCGTCGTTTGCGTGCGGATCAGCGCAAACGATCCAGCAAATATCACGACCGAGCCGACCAGAAGGGCCGCATTGGCCGCCTTTGATGGGAACATATGGCCCATTGCGAGGATCATCAGCACCACCATCGGCGCGACCATCATCAGTGTCATGTAGACCATATTGAGATTATTGTAGAAGCTCCCCAGGCTATCGATCATGACGAACATCACCAAATACATGATAATGCCGCCGACCAGGGTCTGCAGCGCGAGGCTCGCATAAGCATTCTTCATCATTGGTCGTCTCCTTTGGCCCCCGCCCCAGAATTCCCCATGCTCGTTCGGTTCTTGCGGCGACGTTTTCGCGGCCAGCGGAAATACAAAAGGACCGAACCAGCGATCGCCAGCGCCAGCCCCCCAGCGGCGAATCCAATCAGCCAAGGTGTGTTGAAATCCTCATGGTTCTTCCAGTCCATGATGTGGAGGCCCCAGAAGAAGTCGTAGAGACGCCATGTGCCATTCCTGACGGCAACGATTCGACCGCTGTTTTGCGCAACATAAATACGGGTCGCGTCGTGGTCCGGGAAATCGACCCGCCATGCCGGCAGCGTCGCCTTATATTCGGTGCTGGCGGTCAAAATGGCGCGTACGCTCGGCGTCGGCGCCACGCCGCGATAGGCTTGGACCGCGACTGCTCGCGCCATTGCAGCATTTAGAGGAGGGATGCGCTTTCCAGTCTCGGCATCCTGTAGCACCACCGCACCATCGGACAGCTCGACCTCGGCGACTTCGCGTCCCAGCAGCAGACGATATCGGACCTCTCGCGCGGGTTTGTTCGCCTCGCGCAACACGAGATCCAGCGGTGCACGGGGACGAGCTTGATCAAGCGTCGCTGGCGATACCCGCTCCACGAGACGTTCACCGCGAACCCGGTCGATCGGCAGCAAGCTCATGATCAGGCCGCTGGCAAACCATAGCAAGAGCTGGACACCGATGATCAGAGCCAGCCAGCGGTGGACGCGGCTAGCCCCGACGTGGAGCCGAAGCCGGTTGCTCCTCAGAACCAGGTCCGCACGCCAATGACGAAACTCGTCGCCTTGACGCCTTTTCCATCGGCGCGGGCATAGTCTGCGGTCTGCCCGAATTTTCGATCGTAGGACACGCCGATATAGGGCGCAAACTCACGTCGAATCTCATAGCGCAGGCGCAGGCCCAGCTCCGCGTTGGAGAGGCCCGACCCGATCCGGGTTTCGGGCACATCCTGGGCCGATAGGTTCAGTTCGACGCGGGGCTGAAGGATCAGGCGCTGCGTGAGGCGCTGATCGTAATAGCCCTCGATCCGTCCCAGCACCTCGCCCTTGTTCGACAGAAACACGGCTGCTTCCGTTTCGAACCAGTAAGGCGCGACGCCCTCAATGCCGATCGTTGCGTAGGTGCGGGAGGGATTGGGCTTAAAATCGTAGCGGACGCCCGCCTGCA containing:
- a CDS encoding DUF411 domain-containing protein; amino-acid sequence: MPLKLVLAAFAASVSVASAAAVPITVHRDPGCGCCEKWAAQVRQQFGRRVAIIDDQQRSAFQRTHGVPARLSSCHTAIVDGMVFEGHVPIADMKRVLAQRPRGVRGLAVTGMPLGSPGMEAPGQPVQAFNVFAFGAGSETIYARHGG
- a CDS encoding DUF305 domain-containing protein encodes the protein MRGDEERIVKKIIAVMIFGLLTTPAIAQMQGMDHSKMDMGQMTNPTPANPYPPAEMEMHQKMMSAMGGDATETWVRKMIEHHRGAIAMSRIVLRDTKDAQVRTMATKAITEQTREVGELQGWLRAHHKRAQ
- a CDS encoding DUF305 domain-containing protein; amino-acid sequence: MMKNAYASLALQTLVGGIIMYLVMFVMIDSLGSFYNNLNMVYMTLMMVAPMVVLMILAMGHMFPSKAANAALLVGSVVIFAGSFALIRTQTTIGDTAFLRSMIPHHSGAILMCREATLKDPEIVRLCGGIEQSQRREIDEMKAILARK
- a CDS encoding copper resistance protein B, with product MSSMPGMAMDGQMAGHGAGGTSLAPGNAPAPLPPSDHYADRIYQNGAMADSRAMLHNEHGGSTSSMILFNLAEYQVRNGRDGYRWDGEAWFGKDLDRLVVKTEGEGAFREGVDSAEVQALYSRALDPYWNVQAGVRYDFKPNPSRTYATIGIEGVAPYWFETEAAVFLSNKGEVLGRIEGYYDQRLTQRLILQPRVELNLSAQDVPETRIGSGLSNAELGLRLRYEIRREFAPYIGVSYDRKFGQTADYARADGKGVKATSFVIGVRTWF